The following is a genomic window from Microtus pennsylvanicus isolate mMicPen1 chromosome 3, mMicPen1.hap1, whole genome shotgun sequence.
GTAAGAGCCTTTGGGGCTGGATTTCTACTCCCTCTGTATTCCCTGGTGTTCATCATTGGCATGATAGGCAATATCTTGGTGATTCTGGTTCTCACGCAGTACAGGAGACTTCGAAGCATGACCAGCATCTACCTATTCAACCTGGCCATCTCTGATCTGATCTTCCTTTCCACTTTGCCTTTCTGGATTGACTACAAGTTAAAAGACAACTGGGGTTTTGGTGATGCCATGTGTAAACtcctctctgggttttattaCCTGGGCCTATACAGTGAGATCTTCTTTATCATCCTGCTGACGATTGACAGGTACCTGGCCATTGTCCATGCAGTGTTCGCTCTGCGAGCCCGGACTGTCGCTTTTGGCATTACCACCAGTATCATTACCTGGGCCCTAGCCACCTTGGCCTCCATTCCTGGCTTATATTTTTTCAAAGCCCAGTGGGAGTTCACTCACCATACCTGTAGCCCTCATTACCCCTTCGAGAGCCTGAAACAGTGGAAGCGATTTCAGGCTCTGAAGCTGAACCTCCTTGGATTAATTTTGCCTCTGTTAGTCATGATCATCTGCTACACAGGAATCATCAGAATTCTGCTCAGACGACCCAGTGAGAAGAAGGTCAAAGCCGTGCGTCTGATATTTGCCAtcacacttctcttcttcctcctctggacGCCCTATAATCTGactgtctttgtttctgctttccaaGATGTTCTATTCACCAATCAGTGTGAGCAGAGCAAACAGCTGGACCTGGCCATACAGGTGACAGAGGTGATTGCCTACACCCACTGCTGCATCAACCCAGTCATTTATGTCTTTGTGGGTGAACGGTTCCGGAAGTACCTCCGGCAGCTGTTTCAAAGGCTTGTGGTTGTACCCCTGGCAAAATGGCTGCCCTCCCGTTTTGTGGACCAACCAGAAAGGGCCAGTTCTATGTCTCCATCCACAGGGGAGCATGAGCTCTCTGCTGGCTTATGATTCCGACTCCTGGGTGTCAACCAAAGTCTAGGAGAGAGTGAGGAGATAGTACATGACTTCCCACGACAGAAACTGGCAGCTGTCACAATGAGGATTCACAATTTTATGGGGTCAGGGGGAACTTATAGGTGGTTCCGGTATAAatcatttctttaattctttccttgtctgtctctctgttgaaaaataaatgaatgaacaaagtgTGGTGGGTGCTCCAGAGACTGGGAAAATGGTTGGCAATGAAGGGCTTGGGCCCAACAAGAGTTAGGGCCTGTGGTCATTAACAAACAAAGCTGAACTGAACTTTTACTGAACTCCACTCCTAATGATGTGATATTTTgagaaaatttcaagaaaaatattgTAGTAGAAAAGAGTTTTGGATACTTAATATTGACATACATTATAAAGTATAAAATGCTATATCAAAAATTTAAACTATAACAAACTGaagttaatttattcatttattttaaataattaacaagaatacaaatagatcaaAGAATAAATGCAATAACATCAGTATAAGAATACTGATCACAaggaaataacaataaaaatacatagtTCTTTTGGTTGCTAAAAGTGGtagagaaatattattttattttattaatgaaaatgcACAGTACGGGTCCAGATAAGgcaaaaacagacacagacatgtgATTTGAAACAAATGTATATTAGTGACACATTTCTGAAGagcaatttaaaaagtttaagatTACTAAAATGCTAAGTAGTCCATTTTAGGGTAATATTAGCACATACTAGTAAAATGGCAGAtagttaaataattttaaaaatactaagtgTTGGTCAATATGACATatgatacaaataaatattttaaagaatttgcaTCCATCTGgaaatatgtttataatattattaaattaaaatggaaaataaaaatctggcaagatggctcagctggtaaaggtacTTACCCCAAgcttggcaacctgagttcaattttaagagcccacatggtgaaaggagagaactgacctaataatcctctgacctccctatgtgcacacatacatagacacacacacaaataaattaatgttaaaaaacaaaaatataggaTTCTTTTGGTCCACATTTTACatacaaaaataacaaatgtaaAAGGATACATCAATCCATTTTGCTCTGGTATAATAGAATCCCTAAGGCCAATACTTTATAAATAACAAAGGTTTACTTAGCTCAAAGCTTTGGAGATTCAACATGACACCCACCTCAACTCAGCTCCCTTGAAGACTACATCACTACATCACTGCACAGCAAAGACTTCATAACCAACCGGAGCACTGGGGAGAAGGAAAAAGTCACATAGAATGGCAGGAAGTTGAAGAGCTAGAAAGGCCTGTCTCTTGTGGGGCCCACTCGGGGTCCTCTGAGAATTCCCTTCCAAGAGCAATATCCCTGATAACATAATCACCTCCCACTTGGCTCAGTGATGTTACAGGTCTTACTACCCATATATTGAGAATCAGGCCACCAACATGAGTCCTTGGCATTAACTCTGGATCATATCAGAGAGAAAACATCCAGTAGTTATAGGTGTGGCCAGATTTAATACAACAGATAGACAATTGTGTATGTAAGCCATCACAGGACTTGAGACATGGTTTCCATCTTTTCAATGTAGCACAGCAGCCTTGTCTCCACTTTCGTCTAAATCTCACAATAAATAGctatttggggggctggagagatggctcagcagttaaaagttcTTGCTGTTCTGCAAAGGATCAAAATTCTGTTCTCaactcccacatcaggtggctcacaaccacctgtagctccagttccagggagttgaacaccttctggcctctctaCTACCTTTATGCACATGGTTCTCAGacagacaagcaaacacacacacacacacacacacacacacacacacacacacacattttcatataaataGTATCCTTGTCTGGAATCCCACAAGAAAGGAACTCCAATTAATGTAGTTCTAATTGAGTTAGATTGGTATACAAAGCCTCCACAATGAATGATGTTTATTTTCTATCCATTTTTCAACACTGTCCAACTTTCAATATCATAAGGAAGACCACTCTTcatgaacagaaagaaatagagtgaaaggaaagaaagatgaaaggagaaaggaagaaagttgagaaagaaagaagagatgaaaTGACAAACAGATGTTTCTTAGAATAAAACACAGCATGTCATTCTAAGATGAAGGTTTGTTATGAACAAACCCGGAGAAGCATAGCACTCTTGGATTATGGCTCAAAGTCTGGTATAATACCCACAGTGTATAGAGGAGCCAGGATGCTAGCGAATGGACCACTGGCGTCCCAGGAGGTCATGATAGACAGAGTCTGAGTTTCCTGGTTGACTCACAACACACATTGAACACAAGCCTTCAAAGGACAGATGTTTACAAGTCAAAGGCCTCGAGTTGGCATTTTGACATCTCTGAGCCTTGCTTTCCAATTGGGTAGTTAAAATAATGGCAGTTATAAAGACATTAAATAGAAATCTTGTCAAGTAGTGCCAGGAACTCAAGTCAGATTGTCCCTCCAGATTCCTCACACTGCTCACAGTTCCAGTTCCCCTGCCAATGTATTTAAAGCTATACCTGTCATACTTAGCTACACATACTTACTAATAGCTATTTCTTAAACACATCTGCCCCAGGCCTGAAAAGGAAACTTAGGTTCATTTCTCTGAGTTAGTTACAGTCTGCGACTTCAATCCCCTGCATTGCTCTGATGCCTTCAGAAAGCAGCTCTTGATGCCATCTGAATGCTtgtggagatgaatattttgctctttggcattttcttaatttcatatttgattcctgagaagaaaaaaataagggaagGTGAGTCACCTTTGTAATTTAAACTTTGAATCAGTCTACATGAAATTACAAAATGTTGACCAATTTTTACACTTTGTTTTTTAtcatagtaaataaaatttttttagtttaaatttcttaatcattttacataccaacctcagttctccctctcactcctccttcttctccctcctgaaCCTTCTCCAACCAACCCCCCCCCATTCATTCCtctgaaagggtaaggcctcccatgggtagtCAACAAAGCCCAGCACActaaattgaggcaggaccatgcCTTTCCCTGCTGCATCAAGGCTAAgcaggcatcccaccatagggaatgggctccaaaaagccagctcatgcaccaggttCCACTGCTAGAGGCCCCTCAAACAGCCCAAGTTACACAACTGctacccacatgcagagggccgaGTTCCAGTCCATGCAggcttcccagctgtcagtccataatctgtgagctcctactagctcgggtcagctgtctctgtgaatttccccatcatgatcttgaacccctttgctcatataatcccacattcctctctttgactggactcccagAGCTGGGCCTGTAGgttggctatggatctctgcatctcttccaatagttactggatgaaggttctataatatTAGCTAGGGTACTTAGCAATCTGAtgacaggggaaggccagttcagtcaTCCTCTCcactggggtcatctttgtgaattcctgggagtttccctagcaccaggtttctctctatCAAGagtctctttcattgctcttgcactccgtccctcccccaacttgaccaaccattccctcatgttctcatccctcattccctccccttaccacttccaccctcagtttacccaggagatctcatctattttcccttcccagggcaatccatgcatccctcttagggtccttctTTATCAAATGTTTTTATCTCTACCAGAAAACAAAGCTGAGAGTTGTCCTAAAAGTAAATGTGATAGATGAAACCAAACATACCCACAGGAAAGCTGCAGAGTCCACAGCTATTTCAATACTTAGGGGGGTGTGgaacaccccaccaccaccaccaagagcTCCAGCTTTCTTTGTGACAGGGATGGATAGATTGCTTCTTCTTTCTGTGCATGTTCTGTTCATTAAGAGTAAAAAGGGGACAACACTAAGGATATTAACTAAACAGATTCAATATCCTGTTAGAGCTAGGATGAAGCAATTAAAAACCAATAATGTGGCCTTTCCCACTTCAGTGAGTTGACTTTCAGTGATAGTTTGAAGTATTTATACCAAAGAAACTAATAAATGCTACAAATCAGGACATTCTTTGGAAAGACGGTGTCTTACTAGTGTCACATTATTTATATCCTCATTTAATGAAGTATTAACCTTCTCTCAGTAATAACACCAAAAATCATTACAGAATCATTAAGTGTATGCAAAAAGATGAGCTTGGACCCTCGCTTATATCATACACAAGAAGTAACCAGAGCCCAGCTATTATACAACAGCAAGAGCTGAATATCCCAATGCAGCCAAAgtacaagaaaatgaccttagaAACAACTTTATGAacatgatagaggtccttaaagagaaaacaaaaaactcccttatagaaatagaggaaaagacaagaaaaaaaatgaaagaaatcaataaatccctcaaagaatgtcaagaaagtcaataaaaataaacaggtaaaggaaactattcaagacctgaaaatctgaaaatcaaaacagaaacaataaagaaaatacaaactgagggaattctggaaatggaaagtcTGGGCCAGCACATAAGAACCACAGATGCAAGCAttatcaacagaatacaagagatggaaaataaaatatcaggCACTGAAAATttgatagagaaaatagattcattggtcaaaaaaATACTAAATCTAAAATACTCCTAACAAACATCCAGGAGATCTGGGATGGTATAAAAAGAAAgtaacctaagaataataggaatagaaaagGATCCCAGATCAAAAATCCAGAAAACTTATTTGACAAAATCATAGGAGAAAATTTTCCTGatctaaagaaggacatgcctataaaaatagaagaatcttacagaacaccaaataaattgAATCAGAAAGTTCCcatgccacataataatcaaaacactaaccAATAGAGTAAAATAAGACTATTAAAAGCTAcaagggaaaaaggtcaagtaacatacaATAATAGACCTATTGTAATTAAACCCAACTTCTCTGTGGAGACTGTGGAAAGCCAGAAGTGACTGGACAGGTATTTTGGAGACTCTAAGAGACtatagatgccagcccagactactatacacagcagaactctcaatcaccatagatagagaaaataagatatttcatgacaacgtcaagtttaaaaaatatttagccaCACATCCACTCCTTCAGAAAGGACCAGAAGGAAAACCCCAGCCCAATGAAGttaactacacccatgaaaatacagacaataaataatctcagaccaacaaaacccaaaaaagacacacacacacacacacacacacactaccaacaacaacaaaataacagaaattaacaatcatgagtcattaatatctctcaatatcaatggactcaattccccaataaaaagacacaggcaaaAACAATGGATATAAAAAGAGGAtccttccttctgctgcatacaagaaacacacctcaacatcaaagccagatattacctcagattaaagggttggaaaaagattttccaagaaaatagacctaagaagcaagctggtatagctatcctaatatctaacaaaatagacttcaaataaaaattagtcaaaagagatggagaaggacatttcaaacttatcaaaggaaaaattcaccaagaggacatttcaattcttaacatctatgtcccaaacaCAAGAGCCCCCACGTttgtaaaagaagcattactaaaacttaaatcacacattaaaactTACAGAAGGGAATTTGCAGCTAAGATTAAGTCAAGACTCTGGAGATGGAAATGCTATCCTAGTAGATTTTAAATATGTAGCAAAAGCATCaaagagaaaggcaaagaagATTGAATTACTGAAAAGGAGAAGGCAAAATCCACAGCTAAGGAATCCTCCCAGCTAAGAAtaactcaaagaaacaaagaatttcCTATGGAGGCACTAGAAGAAGCCAGGTCTTTTCACCCCAGTAAAAGTCATTTGAGACCTCTGATACCTACACTGTAGGAGATTACATATGTGCTATTTTAAGACCCCACATTTAAGCctagcggtggtggtgcacgcctttaaaccgagcactcagggaggcaaagggaggcagatctttgtgagttcaagaccagcctgctctacagagtgagttccaggacagccagagatataaAACAAccctatttttaataataataataataaggccCCACATCTATGTAAAATATTATAGTGGTTACAGTAATTTCATATAAACACCATGGTCACCTTTTTTATACTCAGTTTTACCTTTCTTATAGCCAGTCATCCTGTCAAATGGGAGATGACACCTGTCCTTCGCTCTTTTCCCTTCTGGACACCTGATCCTCAAATGCCTTTGTggtgtttattttgttcttgttaatgttgttttgtgtgtgagaCAAGTTTTTACAACATAGATCAAGCTAGCCTCAGGTTTTTAATGTAGTctactctggcctcaaactcataatgctttcaagtgcagggattatagaCATTGACCCTAAAGTTTGtctatatttttcatatttcaaaaaccatCTCAAGAATATCTTTATAACCATTAAGATAGATGTTGCAAGACTAGGGTCACTTGCAGTTTTTCAGTTCCACATTTCATCTCtcacaaaagtttaaaaagtctACAGGAGGTTATTTCCAGGTCAGAAATCCTCCTCTGATAGGCCAAAAGAAGGTCATCACCCCTCTGTTCCACTAGCAGCTTTCTTTCCTCTAGGAACTTGCTTTCTTCCAATAATTCTCCAAGTAATCTTCACTAATTCTGGGCCAGCCAACCTTGGACCAACTTACAACCTAAGAACTGGGCGGCAGACAGTGAGCACAAAGAGCAGGTGGGGAAGATCAAGATCTACCCTGATATCCATAAGCAATGAGGAGCTACTAAGTGAAATGAGGTTACCAGATTCTATGTGTAGTTGTCATTGTATATGTCCCATAACTGGTGGTTGGTCTCACTGAGATGTAACTTAACCATAGGGTTGCTTTGATTCTTAAATAGTGGGTACCCAAGTCACTTGTTTTCCAAGTGTCTCATAATTGGTCTTGATTGACCTAATTTACCATAGGTTTTCCCCATTTACAACCTAGTCAAAAATAGTTTCTTTTGAACTGCTTTCCATCATAGTTCTTATTTTCTGGTTCTTGTATGACTAATTCATGAACAGAAGTATTAATTTACTTCCTTTCCTCTTAAA
Proteins encoded in this region:
- the LOC142846910 gene encoding C-C chemokine receptor type 1, which produces MEIPATTEDYYTTTEFDYEQFTPCQKDSVRAFGAGFLLPLYSLVFIIGMIGNILVILVLTQYRRLRSMTSIYLFNLAISDLIFLSTLPFWIDYKLKDNWGFGDAMCKLLSGFYYLGLYSEIFFIILLTIDRYLAIVHAVFALRARTVAFGITTSIITWALATLASIPGLYFFKAQWEFTHHTCSPHYPFESLKQWKRFQALKLNLLGLILPLLVMIICYTGIIRILLRRPSEKKVKAVRLIFAITLLFFLLWTPYNLTVFVSAFQDVLFTNQCEQSKQLDLAIQVTEVIAYTHCCINPVIYVFVGERFRKYLRQLFQRLVVVPLAKWLPSRFVDQPERASSMSPSTGEHELSAGL